Proteins encoded together in one bacterium window:
- a CDS encoding S41 family peptidase: MTFKKQTAALVVVLAAGLTVVGWFFNWGVGVGADYVHEIRKNIEIFGLVYQEISKKYVEPVDPDKFMKAGINGMLETLDPYTALIEDESNSHLQIITTGKYGGLGMRIGEQQGWPTVVEQPFEDDPAGKAGIREGDRIIMIDGQTTKGLTINEVAKRLRGEIGTPVTLKIEREGEQEPLEFRLIRAEITILDVSYSGLIRDGVGYIKLSGFSKNAGYEIRQAIRELQPQGMKSLILDLRSNPGGLLDAAVSVSENFIKKGDLVVSTRGRIEESVKEYRSDVEPIAGDLPLVVLVNEFSASASEIVAGAIQDLDRGVVIGQPTFGKGLVQTVVPITRDAALKITTAKYYIPSGRLIQRVDRLRGAHSPEVALEEGEGEEGATGTATIASELNHDSTHIYYTLKNRREVRGGGGIKPDLRVELPPLNRYQYELRRKSLFFHFALTYANQHRDLPRNFTVDDNLLAQFRAFIAEKGFSYVAESEDRLAELKKVAAEEGYYSTLTPDINRLEAALQTLKADDFNRNRDYIVRELEKEIAAKLFGTRAKVEATFDDDPYLAEAIKVLQNQERYLAILGAAAKQKG, encoded by the coding sequence ATGACGTTCAAGAAGCAAACCGCCGCCCTCGTAGTCGTCTTGGCCGCCGGCCTCACCGTTGTTGGTTGGTTTTTCAATTGGGGTGTGGGCGTGGGCGCCGATTATGTTCACGAAATCCGCAAGAACATTGAAATCTTCGGGCTGGTCTATCAGGAGATTTCGAAGAAATATGTCGAGCCGGTTGATCCGGACAAGTTCATGAAGGCCGGCATCAACGGCATGTTGGAGACGCTCGATCCCTACACCGCTTTGATCGAGGATGAATCCAACTCGCATTTGCAGATTATCACCACCGGCAAATACGGCGGCTTGGGCATGCGCATCGGCGAGCAGCAAGGCTGGCCGACCGTGGTCGAGCAGCCCTTCGAAGATGATCCGGCCGGCAAAGCCGGCATCCGCGAGGGCGACCGCATCATCATGATCGACGGCCAGACCACCAAAGGCCTGACCATCAACGAGGTGGCCAAGCGGCTGCGCGGTGAAATCGGCACACCGGTGACGCTCAAGATCGAACGCGAAGGCGAACAGGAACCGCTGGAATTCCGCCTGATTCGCGCGGAGATCACCATCCTCGACGTCAGTTATTCCGGACTCATCCGCGACGGCGTGGGCTATATCAAGCTCTCGGGCTTTTCCAAGAACGCCGGCTATGAGATCCGCCAGGCGATTCGCGAGCTGCAGCCCCAGGGGATGAAGAGCCTGATTCTCGATCTCCGTAGCAATCCCGGCGGTTTGCTTGATGCCGCGGTTTCCGTCTCCGAGAATTTCATCAAGAAAGGCGACCTTGTCGTTTCCACCAGAGGCCGGATTGAGGAAAGTGTAAAGGAATACCGTTCCGATGTCGAGCCGATTGCCGGCGATCTGCCGCTGGTGGTGCTGGTGAATGAATTCAGCGCCTCGGCTTCGGAAATCGTCGCGGGCGCGATTCAGGATCTCGATCGCGGCGTGGTCATCGGCCAGCCGACGTTCGGCAAGGGTTTGGTGCAAACCGTGGTGCCGATCACGCGCGACGCGGCGCTGAAGATCACCACCGCCAAGTACTACATTCCCAGCGGCCGATTGATTCAACGGGTCGACCGCCTGCGCGGCGCGCATTCACCGGAGGTGGCGCTGGAGGAAGGTGAAGGCGAAGAAGGCGCGACCGGCACGGCCACCATCGCCTCGGAACTCAACCATGACAGCACGCACATTTACTACACCCTCAAGAACCGGCGCGAAGTGCGCGGCGGCGGCGGCATCAAGCCCGACCTGCGCGTCGAACTGCCGCCTCTCAACCGCTATCAGTACGAATTGCGCCGCAAGTCGCTCTTCTTCCATTTTGCCCTGACCTACGCCAACCAGCACCGCGATCTGCCGCGCAATTTCACCGTTGATGACAACCTGCTGGCGCAATTCCGCGCGTTCATCGCAGAAAAGGGCTTCAGCTACGTTGCGGAAAGTGAAGACCGGCTGGCGGAATTGAAAAAGGTGGCGGCGGAAGAGGGGTACTACAGCACGCTCACTCCCGACATCAACCGGCTGGAAGCCGCGCTGCAAACGCTCAAGGCGGATGATTTCAACCGCAACCGCGACTACATCGTGCGTGAACTGGAAAAAGAGATTGCCGCCAAGCTGTTCGGCACACGGGCAAAAGTCGAGGCCACCTTCGACGACGATCCCTATCTCGCCGAGGCGATCAAGGTTCTGCAGAACCAGGAGCGTTATCTCGCCATCCTCGGCGCCGCCGCCAAGCAGAAGGGATGA
- a CDS encoding MATE family efflux transporter, with translation MPRLNAGASRFSLRKLLRRDRGPHSPDGHPADKAEASPLANLLKTSLPAVVDLASQTITWTIESIFIGRLSAAAFGGFGMAIQVIVLCMTVLLTFVVGSSLIINRNLGAGERREANHIFGQTMIIGSMIAIGLALFWFFGATQIFKLIKEGGQEAEHAGVIYLRTIAVFSPFIITNFIALGVIRGIGETKFSMMINLGLNAVNLVLSPLLIFGWLGLPRLGVQGAAVAAGISHTLGFVATYNLLRSRKSILFLSLREMAQPNLATLKRLFKAGFPTTIEQLVWAFGQLVVTSFVAVLGIHLLAAHQAFMRIQAILSMFYMGFGLGAMTLMGRNLGAERRQLAERTAEVSGWVMYAFVMVVVLLLFVFSRPILSIFTADPTVIQVGLFPLKVFALTQLPKAVNGVLMGNLRGAGDLKWLMWLSIAAVFALEIGANIVVAFWLGWGLWGLWLVHMSDETIRFAANFWRFNRGKWKFLHL, from the coding sequence GTGCCGCGCTTAAACGCTGGTGCGTCGCGGTTCTCGCTGCGGAAACTCCTGCGGCGGGACCGCGGCCCGCATTCTCCAGACGGGCATCCCGCGGACAAAGCAGAAGCCTCGCCGCTCGCCAACCTGCTCAAAACCTCGCTGCCAGCCGTGGTTGATCTCGCCTCGCAGACCATCACCTGGACGATCGAGTCGATCTTCATCGGCCGCCTGAGCGCGGCGGCTTTTGGCGGGTTTGGCATGGCGATTCAGGTCATCGTGTTATGTATGACGGTGCTGCTCACCTTCGTGGTGGGCAGCTCCCTCATCATCAACCGCAACCTGGGCGCCGGCGAGCGCCGGGAGGCCAACCACATCTTCGGGCAGACCATGATCATCGGCTCGATGATCGCCATTGGCCTGGCACTGTTTTGGTTCTTCGGGGCGACGCAAATTTTCAAACTGATCAAGGAAGGCGGCCAGGAAGCCGAGCATGCCGGCGTGATCTATCTGCGCACCATCGCAGTCTTCTCGCCCTTCATCATCACGAATTTCATCGCCCTGGGCGTGATCCGCGGCATCGGCGAGACCAAGTTTTCGATGATGATCAACCTCGGCCTGAATGCGGTCAACCTGGTGCTCTCGCCGCTGTTGATTTTCGGCTGGCTCGGCTTGCCTCGCCTGGGCGTGCAGGGCGCTGCCGTCGCCGCCGGCATATCGCATACCCTCGGCTTCGTGGCCACTTACAATCTGCTGCGCAGCCGCAAGAGTATTCTCTTTCTCTCCTTGCGCGAGATGGCGCAGCCCAACCTCGCCACGCTGAAGCGGCTGTTCAAAGCGGGCTTTCCCACTACCATCGAGCAGTTGGTGTGGGCTTTCGGCCAGCTTGTGGTCACCAGTTTCGTGGCGGTGCTGGGCATCCATTTGCTTGCGGCGCATCAGGCCTTCATGCGCATTCAGGCCATTCTGTCGATGTTCTACATGGGGTTTGGCTTGGGTGCCATGACGCTGATGGGCCGCAACCTGGGCGCCGAGCGGCGGCAACTCGCCGAGCGCACCGCTGAAGTCTCGGGCTGGGTGATGTATGCTTTTGTCATGGTTGTCGTGCTGTTGCTGTTCGTGTTCTCGCGGCCGATCTTGAGCATCTTCACCGCCGACCCCACCGTGATTCAGGTCGGCCTGTTTCCGCTCAAGGTGTTTGCCCTCACCCAGCTTCCCAAGGCGGTGAACGGCGTGTTGATGGGCAATTTGCGCGGGGCCGGCGATCTCAAATGGCTGATGTGGCTCAGCATCGCCGCCGTGTTCGCTCTCGAAATCGGCGCCAACATTGTGGTGGCGTTTTGGCTCGGGTGGGGCTTGTGGGGCTTGTGGCTGGTGCACATGTCGGATGAGACCATTCGCTTTGCGGCCAATTTCTGGCGCTTCAATCGGGGCAAATGGAAATTTCTGCATCTCTGA
- a CDS encoding ribosomal L7Ae/L30e/S12e/Gadd45 family protein, with product MLPDDILPLLGLAQRAGKIVIGFDAVRREINTHNAALVVFAEDAVAAKTRVLHHAADIPQVTLGTKAEWGKYWGRAEVGMFAVLDRNFAKGMLAKLQEPSA from the coding sequence ATGCTTCCGGATGATATATTGCCGCTGCTCGGCTTGGCGCAACGCGCGGGCAAGATCGTGATTGGTTTTGATGCCGTCCGGCGCGAGATCAACACGCACAACGCCGCGCTGGTGGTCTTCGCCGAGGACGCCGTTGCCGCCAAGACCCGCGTCCTGCATCACGCCGCGGACATTCCACAAGTGACGCTCGGCACCAAAGCGGAATGGGGAAAATACTGGGGCCGGGCCGAAGTCGGCATGTTTGCCGTTCTTGATCGCAACTTTGCCAAAGGGATGCTCGCAAAACTGCAGGAGCCATCGGCGTGA
- the tmk gene encoding dTMP kinase: MTGLFISFEGIDCSGKSEQSRRLVDRLRQAGYTEVEFVREPGGVEIAEAIRRILLDTRHHGLHDRTEILLYSAARAQITAERILPALAAGRLVVADRYVDSTTVYQGHGRGLDLDFVQAVNRFATQGTLPRVTFLIDLPVAVAQARQQRNGLIKDRLESEGDEFHRRVRQAYLQLAAREPQRFIVINGEQDIAAISAEVDQHLRQRFGLQV; the protein is encoded by the coding sequence ATGACTGGCCTTTTCATCTCCTTCGAAGGCATCGATTGCTCCGGCAAGAGCGAGCAGAGCCGGCGGCTGGTTGACCGGCTGCGCCAGGCCGGCTACACCGAGGTCGAATTCGTGCGCGAGCCGGGCGGCGTCGAAATTGCGGAGGCCATCCGCCGCATCCTGCTCGACACCCGCCACCATGGCCTCCATGATCGCACCGAGATTCTGCTGTATTCCGCAGCGCGCGCGCAAATCACCGCCGAGCGCATTTTGCCGGCGCTGGCAGCGGGCCGCCTCGTGGTGGCGGACCGCTACGTCGATTCCACCACCGTCTATCAGGGCCACGGCCGCGGCCTCGATCTCGACTTCGTCCAGGCGGTGAATCGATTTGCCACGCAAGGCACGCTGCCCCGGGTGACGTTCCTCATCGACTTGCCGGTGGCGGTGGCGCAGGCCCGCCAGCAGCGCAATGGCCTCATCAAAGACCGCCTGGAAAGCGAAGGCGACGAGTTTCACCGGCGCGTGCGCCAGGCCTATCTGCAACTCGCGGCGCGCGAGCCGCAACGCTTCATCGTCATCAACGGTGAGCAAGATATCGCTGCCATCAGCGCCGAAGTGGATCAACACTTACGCCAGCGATTTGGATTGCAAGTATAG
- a CDS encoding 5-formyltetrahydrofolate cyclo-ligase, whose amino-acid sequence MKNLDSFSDREEHAALLARKAGLREHLRRQRALLPEQERAHATAAIMQQVRALPAFQQAGVVHTYVSFGDEVETHDLIRMRLAAGAPVAVPKVIKQEKRLAHFFVPHFAALQPGVLGILEPSPEHGAVPAPAIAAFEVILVPGLGFDRRGNRLGYGQGYYDRFLAEAPGLKIALAFRSQLVTSIPVAAYDQRVDLIVTAEELIRCAETHEFRPPR is encoded by the coding sequence GTGAAAAACCTCGACAGCTTCAGCGACCGGGAGGAACACGCGGCCCTGCTTGCCCGCAAAGCCGGCCTGCGTGAGCATCTGCGCCGGCAACGCGCACTGCTTCCCGAGCAGGAAAGAGCACACGCCACCGCTGCGATTATGCAGCAAGTAAGGGCGCTGCCGGCGTTTCAGCAGGCGGGAGTGGTGCACACTTACGTTTCCTTTGGTGATGAAGTCGAAACACACGATTTGATCCGCATGCGGCTCGCGGCCGGCGCGCCGGTCGCCGTACCCAAAGTGATCAAGCAGGAAAAACGGCTGGCGCACTTTTTCGTTCCGCATTTCGCGGCGCTGCAGCCGGGCGTGCTCGGCATTCTCGAACCTTCGCCGGAGCACGGCGCGGTGCCGGCGCCGGCAATCGCGGCCTTTGAGGTGATCCTCGTGCCCGGCTTGGGGTTTGACCGGCGCGGCAACCGCCTGGGCTATGGCCAAGGCTACTATGACCGGTTTCTCGCGGAAGCGCCGGGCCTCAAGATTGCGCTGGCGTTCCGCAGTCAACTGGTGACAAGCATTCCAGTGGCAGCGTATGATCAGCGCGTCGACTTGATCGTCACCGCGGAAGAACTGATTCGCTGCGCGGAGACGCACGAATTCCGCCCGCCGCGTTGA
- a CDS encoding CDP-alcohol phosphatidyltransferase family protein → MKLNILPDGLKNWYLKLITPIVDYFISHHLNPNWFTTIGFALSVGTTYLFAIGELRLAGIAVLLAGTFDIIDGRVARATNRVTKFGALYDSALDRYSEVFMFFGLAYFYVHIDPRALWRPVAVAVALGGSMMVSYIRARAEGLGLECKVGIMQRPERVVSLGFGALIGEQVLTWVIIAIAILANFTAIQRLYHIWAMENGSKSELLTVSQK, encoded by the coding sequence GTGAAACTCAACATCTTACCGGACGGCCTCAAGAACTGGTATCTCAAGCTCATCACCCCGATCGTCGACTATTTCATTTCACATCATTTGAATCCCAACTGGTTCACGACCATCGGCTTTGCGTTGAGCGTGGGAACCACCTACCTGTTTGCGATCGGCGAGTTGCGCCTGGCAGGCATCGCCGTGTTGCTGGCGGGAACCTTTGACATCATCGACGGCCGGGTGGCGCGCGCCACCAATCGCGTTACCAAGTTCGGCGCACTCTACGACTCTGCGCTCGACCGCTACTCCGAAGTCTTCATGTTTTTTGGTCTGGCTTATTTCTATGTGCACATTGACCCGCGCGCGCTCTGGCGGCCAGTAGCTGTGGCGGTGGCGCTGGGCGGGTCGATGATGGTTAGCTACATCCGCGCCCGCGCCGAAGGCTTGGGCCTGGAATGCAAAGTCGGTATCATGCAGCGGCCGGAGCGCGTGGTCTCGCTCGGCTTCGGTGCCTTGATCGGCGAGCAGGTGCTCACCTGGGTGATCATCGCCATCGCGATTCTCGCCAATTTCACCGCGATTCAACGGCTGTATCACATCTGGGCGATGGAAAACGGATCGAAAAGTGAACTGTTGACCGTGTCCCAGAAGTGA
- the ppdK gene encoding pyruvate, phosphate dikinase — protein MALAKTKRKVLPKDGSSQLNRKKLKKLASKRNGQARDKYVYAFGAGKAEGDARMKNLLGGKGANLAEMASIGLPVPAGFTITTEVCTAFYENKRRYPKGLEKQVEAALAHVEKIMGAQFGSKQNPLLVSVRSGARVSMPGMMDTVLNLGLNEATVQGLIAKTGNERFAYDCYRRFVQMYGDVVLGLKPQNKDDIDPFEEILHHKKETLGVKFDNELSAEALRELVQEFKTAIKERTGHDFPEDPMAQLWGAIGAVFGSWMNERAIAYRKLYEIPEDWGTAVNVQAMVFGNMGDDCGTGVAFTRDPATGENVFYGEYLINAQGEDVVAGIRTPEPIARLEQEMPKVFEQLMKIRRTLERHYKEMQDIEFTVQNGRLWMLQTRNGKRTAFAAFKIAHDMVAEKLIKKDEALARLDPNALNQLLRPIFDLKEKQAAIDHGNLLAKGLNAGPGAASGKIVFNAEDAVAWSKRGEQVILVRIETSPEDIKGMDAAEGILTARGGMTSHAALVARQMGKVCVAGCEVLEIDYRNRTMQVKGRMLREGDWLSIDGTTGEVIAGAIKTRHSEILQVLLEKTMQPEESETYRIYADIMAWADKHRKLNIRTNADQPDQAANAVAFGAQGIGLCRTEHMFFGGDRIDAVREMILADDEAGRRTALAKLLPFQRQDFIGIFEVMDGLPVTVRTLDPPLHEFLPHSEREQADLAAKLGVSAEKIKAKVEALHEFNPMLGHRGCRLGVVYPEITEMQARAIIEAACIVAKQGKRVLPEIMIPLVGHVNELKAQEKIVRATAARVFEEQGVKVVYLVGTMIELPRAAVVADQIAQEAEFFSYGTNDLTQTTFGLSRDDAGRFLPHYVEHEILPADPFETIDVEGVGELMKWGVQRGRSTRPKLKVGICGEHGGDPATVKFCHQIGLNYVSCSPFRVPIARLAAAQAALAEVDKD, from the coding sequence ATGGCGTTAGCCAAAACCAAACGGAAAGTGCTTCCCAAAGACGGCTCATCGCAACTCAATCGCAAGAAGCTGAAGAAATTGGCAAGCAAGCGCAATGGCCAGGCGCGGGACAAATATGTTTACGCCTTCGGTGCCGGCAAAGCCGAAGGGGATGCGCGCATGAAGAATTTGCTGGGCGGCAAGGGCGCCAATCTTGCCGAAATGGCGAGCATCGGTTTGCCGGTGCCGGCCGGATTCACCATCACCACCGAAGTTTGCACCGCGTTTTATGAGAACAAGCGCCGCTACCCCAAGGGCCTGGAAAAGCAGGTCGAAGCCGCCCTGGCGCACGTCGAAAAGATCATGGGCGCGCAATTCGGCAGCAAACAAAACCCGCTGCTCGTGTCAGTGCGCTCCGGTGCGCGCGTTTCCATGCCGGGCATGATGGACACCGTGCTCAATCTCGGCTTGAACGAGGCAACCGTGCAGGGCTTGATCGCCAAGACCGGCAACGAGCGCTTTGCCTATGACTGCTACCGCCGCTTCGTGCAGATGTACGGCGACGTCGTGCTCGGCCTCAAGCCGCAGAACAAAGATGACATCGATCCCTTCGAAGAAATTCTCCATCACAAGAAGGAGACGTTGGGCGTGAAGTTCGACAATGAACTGAGCGCCGAAGCCCTGCGCGAATTGGTGCAGGAATTCAAGACGGCAATCAAAGAACGCACCGGCCATGATTTCCCCGAGGATCCCATGGCGCAGCTTTGGGGCGCGATCGGTGCGGTGTTCGGCTCGTGGATGAACGAGCGCGCGATCGCCTATCGCAAACTCTATGAGATTCCGGAAGACTGGGGCACGGCGGTGAACGTGCAGGCGATGGTGTTCGGCAACATGGGCGATGATTGCGGCACGGGTGTGGCCTTCACGCGCGATCCCGCCACCGGCGAAAACGTGTTCTATGGCGAATATCTGATCAACGCCCAGGGCGAGGATGTGGTCGCCGGCATTCGCACGCCGGAGCCCATCGCGCGCCTGGAACAGGAGATGCCCAAAGTCTTCGAGCAGTTGATGAAGATCCGCCGCACGCTCGAGCGCCATTACAAAGAAATGCAGGACATCGAGTTCACCGTGCAAAACGGCAGGCTGTGGATGCTGCAGACCCGCAACGGCAAGCGCACCGCGTTTGCGGCCTTCAAGATTGCCCATGACATGGTGGCGGAAAAGCTGATCAAGAAGGATGAGGCGCTCGCCCGCCTCGATCCCAATGCCCTGAACCAACTGCTGCGCCCGATCTTCGACCTCAAGGAGAAGCAGGCCGCCATCGATCACGGCAATCTGCTCGCCAAGGGTTTGAATGCCGGTCCCGGCGCGGCCTCCGGCAAGATCGTCTTCAATGCCGAGGATGCGGTGGCGTGGAGCAAGCGCGGCGAGCAAGTGATTCTCGTGCGCATCGAAACCTCGCCGGAAGACATCAAAGGCATGGATGCCGCCGAAGGCATTCTCACCGCACGCGGCGGCATGACCAGCCACGCCGCACTGGTGGCGCGCCAAATGGGCAAAGTCTGCGTCGCCGGTTGCGAAGTCCTGGAAATCGACTACCGCAACCGCACCATGCAGGTGAAGGGCCGCATGCTGCGCGAGGGCGACTGGCTCTCGATCGACGGCACCACCGGTGAAGTGATTGCCGGCGCGATCAAGACGCGGCACTCCGAGATCCTGCAAGTGCTGCTTGAAAAGACCATGCAGCCGGAAGAATCCGAAACCTATCGCATCTACGCCGACATCATGGCTTGGGCGGACAAACATCGCAAGCTCAACATCCGCACCAACGCGGACCAACCCGATCAAGCGGCGAATGCCGTCGCGTTCGGCGCGCAAGGCATCGGCCTGTGCCGCACCGAACACATGTTCTTCGGCGGCGATCGCATCGATGCGGTGCGCGAGATGATTCTCGCCGACGATGAAGCCGGCCGCCGCACCGCGCTGGCCAAACTGCTGCCTTTCCAGCGCCAGGATTTCATCGGCATTTTCGAGGTGATGGACGGCCTGCCGGTGACGGTTCGCACGCTCGATCCGCCCTTGCACGAGTTCCTGCCGCACAGCGAACGCGAGCAAGCGGACCTGGCCGCCAAACTCGGCGTGAGCGCGGAAAAGATCAAAGCCAAGGTGGAAGCGCTGCACGAGTTCAATCCCATGCTCGGCCATCGCGGCTGCCGGTTGGGCGTGGTCTATCCCGAGATCACCGAGATGCAGGCGCGCGCCATCATCGAAGCGGCGTGCATCGTGGCGAAACAGGGCAAGCGCGTCCTGCCGGAAATCATGATTCCGCTGGTCGGACACGTCAATGAGCTCAAGGCGCAGGAGAAAATCGTGCGCGCCACTGCGGCCCGGGTTTTTGAAGAGCAGGGCGTCAAGGTCGTTTATCTCGTCGGTACGATGATCGAATTGCCGCGCGCGGCGGTGGTGGCGGATCAGATCGCGCAGGAAGCCGAGTTCTTCAGCTACGGCACCAACGATCTCACCCAAACCACCTTCGGCCTGTCGCGCGACGATGCCGGGAGATTTCTGCCGCACTACGTCGAGCATGAGATTTTGCCGGCCGATCCCTTCGAGACCATCGATGTCGAAGGCGTGGGCGAATTGATGAAATGGGGCGTGCAGCGCGGCCGCAGCACGCGCCCGAAGCTCAAAGTCGGCATCTGCGGCGAGCACGGCGGCGACCCGGCCACCGTGAAGTTCTGCCACCAGATCGGCTTGAACTACGTGAGCTGCTCACCCTTCCGCGTGCCGATTGCCCGCCTGGCGGCGGCGCAGGCGGCCCTGGCGGAAGTGGACAAAGACTGA
- a CDS encoding inositol-3-phosphate synthase, giving the protein MEAVLANPAVKIKAPTGKLGILTPGMGAVTTTFIAGVEAVRRGLAQPFGSLTQMGTIRLGKRTEKRSPLIKDFVPLANLNDLVFGGWDIFEDDCYVAAKKAGVLDRKDLDPIKDTLSAIKPWKAVFHNDYVRRLSGTHVKQADTKWDLAQMVRDDIMNFKAQHQLDRLVMLWCGSTEIYLQPEPVHQSLAAFEQGLRDNHPAIAPSMIYAYAAIKEGIPYGNGAPNLTADIPALIELAKQTETPICGKDFKTGQTLMKTILAPGLKARLLGLSGWFSTNILGNRDGEVLDDPYSFKTKEESKLSVLEYILQPEVYPQLYKDFYHKVRINYYPPRGDNKESWDNIDIFGWLGYPMQIKIDFLCRDSILAAPIVLDLVLFLDLAKRAGMKGIQEWLSFYFKSPQTAPNLYPEHDIFIQLMKLKNTLRHLQGEELITHLGLEYYD; this is encoded by the coding sequence ATGGAGGCAGTTTTGGCTAATCCCGCAGTAAAAATCAAAGCCCCCACCGGCAAGCTCGGCATCTTGACGCCGGGCATGGGCGCGGTCACCACCACGTTCATTGCCGGCGTTGAAGCCGTGCGCCGCGGGCTGGCGCAACCGTTTGGCTCACTCACCCAGATGGGCACCATCCGTCTCGGCAAGCGTACCGAGAAGCGCTCGCCTTTGATCAAAGACTTCGTGCCGCTCGCCAATCTCAATGACCTCGTGTTCGGCGGTTGGGACATTTTTGAAGATGATTGCTACGTGGCCGCAAAGAAAGCCGGCGTGCTCGACCGCAAGGATCTCGACCCGATCAAAGACACGCTCAGCGCCATCAAACCGTGGAAAGCAGTGTTCCACAACGACTACGTCCGCCGCCTCTCCGGCACGCACGTGAAACAGGCTGATACCAAGTGGGACCTGGCGCAGATGGTGCGCGATGACATCATGAATTTCAAAGCCCAACACCAGCTCGACCGCCTGGTGATGTTGTGGTGCGGCAGCACGGAAATCTATCTGCAGCCCGAGCCGGTGCATCAGTCGCTGGCGGCGTTCGAGCAGGGCCTGCGCGACAATCACCCGGCCATCGCGCCGAGCATGATTTATGCCTATGCCGCGATCAAGGAAGGCATTCCCTACGGCAACGGCGCGCCCAATCTCACCGCCGACATTCCGGCGCTCATCGAGCTGGCGAAACAGACCGAAACCCCGATCTGCGGCAAAGATTTCAAAACCGGGCAAACGCTGATGAAAACCATCCTCGCGCCCGGCTTGAAAGCGCGGCTGCTCGGCCTCTCCGGCTGGTTCTCCACCAACATTTTGGGCAATCGCGACGGCGAAGTGCTGGATGATCCCTACTCCTTCAAAACCAAGGAAGAGAGCAAGCTCTCGGTGCTGGAATACATCCTGCAGCCGGAAGTCTATCCGCAGCTCTACAAGGATTTCTATCACAAAGTGCGGATCAACTACTACCCGCCGCGCGGCGACAACAAGGAAAGCTGGGACAACATCGACATCTTCGGCTGGCTGGGCTATCCGATGCAGATCAAGATCGATTTCCTGTGCCGCGACAGCATCCTGGCCGCGCCCATCGTGCTCGATCTCGTGCTCTTTCTCGACCTGGCCAAACGCGCCGGCATGAAGGGCATTCAGGAGTGGCTGTCCTTCTACTTCAAAAGCCCGCAGACCGCGCCGAATCTGTATCCCGAGCACGACATCTTCATTCAGCTCATGAAGCTGAAGAACACCTTGCGCCACCTGCAGGGCGAAGAGCTTATCACGCATCTGGGGCTGGAGTATTACGATTGA
- a CDS encoding 3-hydroxyacyl-CoA dehydrogenase NAD-binding domain-containing protein — translation MPPTIHRLAVIGAGTMGRGIAYASCLAGFATKLYDVADKILTQASAALLADFRKAVDKKIITDEAAAKGFARLQTTTDLAAAAQDAEFIIEAIPERIDLKLDLFARLDKLAPAPAVLATNTSSLSITEMAGATQRPGQVVGMHFFNPVPVMKLVEIIRGLESSEASVGLTQAVAHKMGKETVIINESPGFITTRINAMIGNEAFYLLQEGVAGAREIDKALKLGLNHPMGPFELVDLVGLDVRLNILTFLHQSLGEKFRPCPLLVKYVKAGRLGKKVGRGVYEYV, via the coding sequence ATGCCCCCGACCATCCACCGACTGGCGGTGATCGGTGCCGGCACCATGGGCCGCGGCATTGCCTATGCCTCGTGTCTCGCCGGTTTCGCCACCAAACTGTATGACGTGGCTGACAAGATTCTCACTCAGGCGAGCGCCGCCCTCCTGGCGGACTTTCGCAAGGCGGTCGACAAAAAGATCATCACCGATGAAGCGGCAGCCAAGGGTTTTGCCCGCCTGCAAACCACCACCGATCTCGCTGCCGCCGCGCAGGACGCCGAGTTCATCATCGAAGCCATTCCGGAACGGATCGATCTCAAACTCGATTTGTTCGCCCGGCTGGACAAGCTGGCGCCGGCGCCGGCCGTGTTGGCAACCAACACCTCCTCGCTCTCCATCACCGAGATGGCAGGCGCGACGCAGCGCCCCGGCCAGGTCGTCGGCATGCACTTCTTCAATCCCGTGCCGGTGATGAAACTGGTGGAGATCATTCGCGGCCTGGAATCCTCTGAGGCCAGCGTGGGCCTGACGCAGGCGGTCGCGCACAAGATGGGCAAGGAGACGGTGATCATCAACGAATCGCCGGGCTTCATCACCACGCGCATCAACGCCATGATCGGCAATGAAGCCTTCTACCTGCTGCAGGAAGGCGTGGCCGGCGCCCGCGAGATCGACAAGGCCTTGAAGCTCGGACTCAATCATCCCATGGGGCCGTTCGAGCTGGTCGATTTGGTGGGGCTCGACGTGCGCCTGAATATTCTCACCTTTCTACATCAAAGCCTGGGCGAAAAATTCCGGCCTTGCCCGCTGCTGGTAAAATATGTGAAAGCCGGCCGCTTGGGAAAGAAGGTGGGAAGGGGGGTATATGAATATGTGTAG